GTAATAGCTACACAATGATGATGAATGCTGGAATAACGGAAGGAATTGCTTGGACAGATGAAGAGTATGTACAATGGGGAATTCGCTTAGGTAAAGAACCTGCACTACGCCAACAAATCGCTTGGAAACTTTGGCAGTCCAGAAAAACTTCTCCGCTTTGGAACGCCAAGCAGTTTACTCGTGAGATGGAAAAAGCTTATGAGCAGATGTGGGAAAATTATCTGCAAGGTTATTAGAATTAATTTAGCAACAAGTTTTTTTGTTGAAAAAATTTAACGATTTTCTAATAAATCAGCAGCGTCGCCGCTAGCGTAATCCCGAATTCTTTGAATAATCGGGAATGAATTGAATCCCTGTTTTACCAGTTCTGGAAATTGTGATATGCCTTCAATGATATTATTAGCAAAATTGTATTGAGGATCGGTTCCATAATTTAGAGTCAGGTATTCCAAAATCTCCATTGTATAGTCGGGAAAACCCATCAGTTCAGCAATGCAAGCTAATTTTAAGATGTGTTCTGGTGTTTTAAAATTTGGGCTTATATTTTCTTGAATGAGATCGCGAAAGTAAATAGCATCTCCCCAAAGTATTTGACCGTTTCTAACTGTTGATATAATGGGTGAGCGAGCACGATAGCGAGAGGCCGCTGTCAAAGTAAATAGAGAAAAACCTTGCTCTCTCAGATAAGTATCGATATCAGCAAATAGAGGACTATCTACGTACAACGGAGAAAATAGAACTTCAACTTTAACTCCTAGAATACTGCGAGATAAAATTTCAGAAGCTCCTTGTAAAACCTGAAGATCTGCCCCTTGAACGTCCGTTTGAAGAAAATCAATTTCCTCAATTTTTTGAGCTTTGCAGAAATCATCTAAAGTTGTTGTTTCAATTTCTACCGTAAAATTGAGGTTCATGAATTCTGCAACTTCTGAGAACCTTGCTAAATAGGGTTCATTAGGTGGATAAAGCGAGCTGCACATAGGATCGTGCGTTACATATAACGTAGATTCTCCAACTGACTTCCAAAGTGCCAGAGGAATGTGTTTTTCATTCCAATTGATTTGTCGAGCCTCAAGTTCAGCATTGGCTTGATCACAAGCATCTGCATCTGCGTCAAAACCATAGATACTCAGTCGAGGGGCAAATAGATCCCAGCCTTGACTAGCAAAGTCATCTTGGTTTATTAGCTTACGAGAGCCTACATGACATAGCGCCATGTGAATTTGATCTAAATGCCCACTTTTCTTTAAACTCGAAACAAAAAGCGACATATCAGCAGCCTCTAACTTTAAAGGAGTAAAACGATAGATAAGTTGTCTTTGAAAGATTCAATTAAATGTGATTTTAATCTATATAATATATTATACAGGTATTTTTTGGTTAGCTTTTGACGAAAATGCAATCCCTTAAACTGCACATCGGTGGTCAAGAACCCCATCCGGACTGGAAAATTTTAGATATTGAGCCGCGTCCAGAAGTCGATTATATAGCAGATGCTGCTGACTTGAGTCAATTTGCAAGTAACTCTGTTGACGTTATTTATGCCAGT
This genomic window from Microcoleus sp. FACHB-68 contains:
- a CDS encoding FkbM family methyltransferase; its protein translation is MSLFVSSLKKSGHLDQIHMALCHVGSRKLINQDDFASQGWDLFAPRLSIYGFDADADACDQANAELEARQINWNEKHIPLALWKSVGESTLYVTHDPMCSSLYPPNEPYLARFSEVAEFMNLNFTVEIETTTLDDFCKAQKIEEIDFLQTDVQGADLQVLQGASEILSRSILGVKVEVLFSPLYVDSPLFADIDTYLREQGFSLFTLTAASRYRARSPIISTVRNGQILWGDAIYFRDLIQENISPNFKTPEHILKLACIAELMGFPDYTMEILEYLTLNYGTDPQYNFANNIIEGISQFPELVKQGFNSFPIIQRIRDYASGDAADLLENR